The Anguilla anguilla isolate fAngAng1 chromosome 2, fAngAng1.pri, whole genome shotgun sequence genome contains the following window.
ACTGGCTCTGAGCATGCACAGACATTAGGACTCATAGGATACTGTGCAGACTGGCTCTGAGCATGCACAGGCATTAGGACTCATTGGATACTGTGCAGACTGGCTCTGAGCATGCACAGACATTAGGACTTGTAGGATTGTTCTGTCCTGTTCAGAGTGGGCTGTCAGACTCATGCCATGGATGCAGTCTGTCCTGCACAGCGGGAGAGAGAGTAATATCCCATCACCCTGGAATGTAGGCCAAGCAGAGTGTAGCAGCTGCATTCAGGACCACAGTGCAAAACCATAATGTCTGCAGCTCCTCGCTGGCAATCAAACATAAAAACCCTCCGGGAACATAACTGCTTCATTGTGAAAACCTGATAATGATACATAATACCTGAAGCCGTTAATCAAGTATCTTGATGATCCGACTTTTGTAATAACGGCTCATTCATATCTCCTGTGTACAGCTGTTtaagcacagagctctgtgttcaTGCAGTAGAGCTGTTtaagcacagagctctgtgttcaggctgtaGAGCTGTTtaagcacagagctctgtgttcaTGCAGTAGAGCTGTTtaagcacagagctctgtgttcaggctgtaGAGCTGTTtaagcacagagctctgtgttcaTGCTGTAGAGCTGTTtaagcacagagctctgtgttcaTGCAGTAGAGCTGTTtaagcacagagctctgtgttcaCGCTGTAGAGCTGTTtaagcacagagctctgtgttcaCGCAGTAGAGCTGTTtaagcacagagctctgtgttcaCGCTGTGGAGCTGTTtaagcacagagctctgtgttcaCGCTGTAGAGCTGTTtaagcacagagctctgtgttcaTGCAGTAGAGCTGTTtaagcacagagctctgtgttcaCGCTGTAGAGCTGTTtaagcacagagctctgtgttcaCGCTGTAGAGCTGTTtaagcacagagctctgtgttcaCGCTGTGGAGCTGTTtaagcacagagctctgtgttcaCGCTGTAGAGCTGTTTAagctcagagctctgtgttcaTGCTGTAGAGCTGTTTAAGCACAAcgctctgtgttcaggctgtaGAGCTGTTtaagcacagagctctgtgttcaggctgtaGAGCTGTTtaagcacagagctctgtgttcaCGCTGTAGAGCTTTTtaagcacagagctctgtgttcaTGCAGTAGAGCTGTTtaagcacagagctctgtgttcaTGCAGTAGAGCTGTTtaagcacagagctctgtgttcaCGCTGTAGAGCTGTTtaagcacagagctctgtgttcaCGCTGTACAGCTGTTtaagcacagagctctgtgttcaCGCTGTACAGCTGTTtaagcacagagctctgtgttcaCGCTGTAGAGCTGTTtaagcacagagctctgtgttcaCGCTGTAGAGCTGTTtaagcacagagctctgtgttcaCGCTGTAGAGCTGTTTAAGCACAGAGTTCAGTGGGAGTTTGACGGCctcctgtttttctttaagGGAGAAGTGGCAGTGCTCATTCCATCTACTCCTTCTCTGACTCCTCTGGATACAATTACACCGAGCCGGAACAGCGCATACGCAGTGTGTACCACTGTGTGATGAGTACCGCTCTGTGTGATGAGTACCTCTGCGTGATGAGTACCACTGTGTGATGAGTACTGCCCTGTGTGATGAGTACTGCTCTGTGTGATGAGTACCACTGTGTGATGAGTACTGCTCTGTGTGATGAGTACCACTGTGTGATGAGTACTGCTCTGTGTGATGAGTGCGTGCATGATGAGTACTGCTCTGTGtgatgagtgcgtgtgtgatgaGTGCGTGTGTCATGAGTACCATTGTGTGATGAGTACATGGGTGATGAGTACTGCTCTGTGTGATGAGTGCGTGTGTAATGAGTACCGCTTTGTGTGATGAGTATCACTGTGTGATTAGTACTGCTCTGTGTGATGAGTACCACTGTGTGATGAGTACTGCTCTGTGTGATGTGTTATTACTCTGACGTAGTGCTCTCTGGTGCCCCCTCCAGGCATGCATAGGATGATCGTGATCCTGCTGCCACTCAacctggtgctgctggtgttcGGCGGTATCTGTGGCCTCGTTAGCGCCCTGTCACGGAGCCCCGCCCTCCTAATTGGCTCCGCCTCCTACATCTTCCTCTGCAGTAAGTGTGTGGACCCCAGTCCTCTGAACCCAACATATTTAAGATCACTGTCGACAAAAGTGATTAATCAAAAAGGTTACATTTTTATGCGTGTCcgcatttgtgtgtctgtgtaagagagaaatatttatttgcatgcatttttaaaacacgtaagtagtgaacaaaaaaaagtgcagatctccgccaggtctgttagctttgctgatgcaacaatagaggctacacaatcaatccaaacagacaaatacaatattacaagtttttaccatgtgccactgaaaatccccaaaacactgattcagtgaagtaacgttaaaggtggtgacatgttagctaattttattcatatcagccacgatgtgttagaaAGAGCTAACGTTGAtgttatagtctggcactttcatttcaaatctggacaggaacaattccaaaagaccagtgatgtaaaatatcaatttcaatgtgaaaatggcaacaaaataattgcacagATTCAAACGTTAACGTATCCTGTTAGTTGGaagattattttgttggcattttaacattgaaattgacattttacttcgctggtctttcattccaaacggaagcagttgttgatcacttgcggcctctaccggccggttaggaggagtgaggagttagaactcaatgtatttcaatggacaatgatggaaattaattaaaataaaatacttgtcgttgaccgatttgcaaaatattagagaattcaggtccttgggcTGCTGTCAGCAcgcacaacaagtattaggctgatcggcccagtagtatgcaagattagctgcggacagatacacaaacaaaaacacacgggaccaaacgcataatcccctccaggctctcgcctggcggagataataaCAATTGTTGGCACAGGGTCACTCATTACAGCCCTTTCACACAGTAGAGCTggaccaggctggctcattatagccttTTCCCACTCTAGAGCTGGAACCAAGCTAGCTCATTATAgctctttcccactgtagagctgaaccaggatggctcattatagccttttcccactgtagagctgaaccaggctggctcattatagccctttcacacagtagagctgaaccaggctggctcattatagccctttcccactgtagagctgaaccaggctggctcattatagccctttcccactgtagagctggaaccaggctggctcattatagccttttcccactgtagagctgaaccaggctggctcattatagccctttcacacagtagagctggaaccaggctggctcattatagccttttcccactgtagagctggaaccaagctagctcattatagccctttcctagtgtagagctggaaccagactggctcattatagccctttcccactgtagagctgaaccaggctggctcattatacccctttcccactgtagagctggaaccagactggctcattatagccctttcccagtgtagagctggaaccagaatggctcattatagccctttcccactgtagagctggaaccaggctggctcattatagccctttcccactgtagagctggaaccaggctggctcattatagccctttcccactgtagagctggaaccaggctggctccttatagccctttcccactgtagagctggaaccagactaGCTTATTATACCCCTTCATAGAGCTGGGGGGGTGGTTAGATATGTTGGTGAAACAGGACTATTCAGCTGTTGTTGGTCAGACAAACACATTAGAAAGAGGTGCTGTGGAATCACTATGATTTTGACAGGGGAGGTtaccattattttaaaattctaaattacTGCTAGTGAAATTTCCGgcactctcctccaaagcacagTGTCATGGCGCTCTGAATGTATGAGAGTTCCTCAGCTGCAGATGTGTGTGGAGCCTTGTGGGAACCTCGGGCCTCTCTGGCCCCTCAGTGGAGACAGTCACTGTTGCCCACGGATACGAGTCCATGACAGGCAGGGCTGATGAGTGTAAGCTGATTGGACAAGCCCTGTAATGGGTCGGTATCCACGGGCAACCAGCTTCGTTTAACCCATCTTGGGTCTCGGAGGTAATGCAGAGATGCTAATGCCagcctgcttcctgtttgcGTTTCTGTAtggtaatgtgtttttttttttgttgttgcttgttTTTTGCCCTGCTATTACAacccatttcattaaaaaaacaaaacaaaattgttcaGAGACAAGAAGTGGTTCAGGAACATTTGTTCAAAGTAATTTTGCGAAATGGGTTTAAATTTCTGTGCCTGTCATCTCTTCATTAGGAGCATTGTGTGGAAATCACTGAGATGAAGTTTCTAGACagtgtataaatatacaatgagctccataatgtttaacaaagacatatttattcttcatttggctctgtactctaaacttttacatttgtaatcagacaatttacatgtggtgaattcccagcttttattaaagggtattttttatacgttttttgtttcaccatgtagaaattacgaCACTTTATATACATAAATCCTCTCATTTCAGGGTAttataatgtttaggacaaatggctttacaggtgtttttgattagtcaggtgcattcaattgcttccttgCATGTTTAAGAGCTTTCAATATCTAGTGTTGATTCTAGGGTTTTAATTGCCTTTGAattctgttattggcatttgtcaacatgagcaccagagttacattacattacaggcatttagcagacgctcttatccagagcgacgtacaacaagtgcatcagttcaaggtgcagaaaaacacactaagCGAGTGGTGCCCGTGGAAGCTTTTAACAGGCTGATAAATAagaacagtcagagacatagaccaaacttcaagcagtcattacatgcaaagggaacaaagtactaaacataacTACttgcatttacataacattattatGTTCCGAACATTATAGTGGGCTATCTGTGAAAAGTACTGTTATTTCTACATTGTGAAagcaaagtgtataaaatacctttaaataaaatatgagaatctgcacttaaaccacatgtgaattgttttattacaaatctaaaattgagtacagagccaagtcaAGGAAAAcatgtctcaaacattatgaagctcaatGTAGGTTTAGAATATTATTTTCTAATGAATTTATATTTACGCATTTCACACCAAGTGTGGCTGGAGTTGGCTCAGGTGCTGCTCATATTCTAATCTCAGTATTAAAGCTTGACAGAGCACCTCATTACTGGTGTTGTATATGAGAGGTCCTCATTACTGGTGTTTTATAGGAAAGTCCTCATTACTGGTGTTTTATATGAAAAGTCCTCATTACTGGTATTTTATGAGTGGTGCTCATTACTGGTATTTTATATGAGAAGTCCTCATTACTGGTGTTTTATATGAAAAGTCCTCATTACTGGTGTTTTATATGAGAGGTGCTCATTACTGGTGTTTTATATGAAAAGTCCTCATTACTGGTGTTTTATGAGAGGTGCTCATTACTGGTGTTTTATATGAGAGGTCCTCATTACTGGTGTTTTATATGAAAGGTCCTAATTACTGGTGCTTTATATGAAAAGTCCTCATTACTGGTGTTTTATATGAGAGGTGCTCATTACTGGTGTTTTATATGAAAAGTCCTCATTACTGGTGTTTTATATGAAAAGTCCTCATTACTGGTGTTTTATATGAGAGGTCCTCATTACTGGTGTTTTATATGAAAAGTCCTCATTACTGGTGTCTTATATGAGAGGTCCTCATTACTGGTGTTTTATATGAAAAGTCCTCATTACTGGTATTGTATATGAGAGGTCCTCATTACTGGTGTTTTATATGAAAAGTCCTCATTACTGGTATTTTATGAGTGGTGCTCATTACTGGTATTTTATATGAGAAGTCCTCATTACTGGTGTTTTATATGAAAAGTCCTCATTACTGGTGTTTTATATGAGAGGTGTTCATTACtggtgttttaaatgaaaagtccTCATTACTGGTGTTTTATATGAGAGGTCCTCATTACTGGTGTTTTATATGAAAAGTCCTCATTACTGGTGTTTTATATGAAAAGTCCTCATTACTGCTATTGTATACGAGAGGTCCTCATTACTGGTGTTTTATATGAAAAGTCCTCATTACTGGTGTTTTATATGAAAAGTCCTCATTACTGGTGTTTTATATGAGAGGTCCTCATTACTAGTGTTTTATATGAAAAGTCTTCATTACtggtgttttaaatgaaaagtccTCATTACTGGTATTGTATATGAGAGGTGCTCATTACTGGTGTTTTATATGAGAGGCCCTCATTACTGGTGTTTTATATGAAAAGTCCTCATTACTGGTGCTTTATATGAGAGGTCCTCATTACTGGTGTATTATATGAACAGTCCTCATTACTGGTGTTTTATATGAGGTCCTCATTACTGGTGTTTTACATGAAAAGTCCTCATTACtggtgttttaaatgaaaagtcctcattactggtgttttaaatgaaaagtccTCATTACTGGTATTGTATATGAGAGGTCCTCATTACTGGTGTTTTATATTAAAAGTCCTCATTACTggtattttatatgaaaagtcCTCATTACTGGTATTGTATATGAGAGGTCCTCATTACTGGTATTGTATATGAGAGGTCCTCATTACTGGTGTTGTATATGAAAGGTCTGCTCCAATCCTACCAGTGCAGAGTCCACAGGAGAGTCAGTAGATTGATGAATGTGGATCCCCCtctcttctgttctgttccCCAGGTCTCCTCACCCTGTGTGGGGCCTGCCTGTACCTCAGCTACTCCCAGCAGGCCCTGGAGGAGTTGCAGCGGCAGGTGGGACTGGAGCTCATGGCCCATGTGCACTTGTGCTTCGGCTGGTCGCTGGGCGTGGCCTGGCTGGCCTTCAGCCTGGAGGTCCTGACTGGGACTCTGCTCCTGCTGGCTGCCAGGATGGCCTGTGTGAAGCACCAGCGCAACCCAGCAAATATCTGCACCTCCTCCTATACATACTGCACCTCCTCCAACACCTACAGCACCAATACCTAAACCACCCCCTCCAATACCTACTGCACCTCCTCTGATACCTACTGCACCTCCTCCAACAACTACAGCTCCAATACCTACTGCACCTCTTCCGATACCTACTGCACCTCCTCCAATACCTAAACCACCTCCTCCAATACCTAGTGCACCTCCTCCAATACCTACTGCACGTCCTCCAATACTTAAACCACCTCCTCCAACACCTACAGctccaccaccaacaccaccacctctAACACTGACAGCTCCACCACCAACACCGCCACCTCCAAATCCTACAGCACCAACACCACCACTGCCACCACGAACACCTAAACCACCTCCATCTCCCAACACCTACGCCACCGAAACCACCCCTCCAGCACAGCCAATTACGGCACACATGCACCCAGCCACTGCACGATGAATGAGCATAGCTAACATACTGCAGTTTACACCCATTTCTGTGTGGCATCCAAACTAATAACCAGCATTTATATTGTTATGTGGCACACTGGACATGTTGTTTGTCTACATtattaagaaattaaaacattattaataaCATAAATGATTGACAGGCCCATAACATAATAAAAGGTGTAAGAAGTGTGTAACTTTTACTGTGCCACTGCTGGTAAAACTCTTGTaccaaattaatgaaaatatgtaGATACATCCGAATTGAATCAAGCTATTCATGTGAAAGATACCAGCAATTAAATGTCATGCATCCCGGATTCTAttgttacatatatatttattctgtgAGACTTGGACTTGAAGATCTGCAGTGTTATTTCCAGCGCTGATGGTGCGGTGAGTGAGAGGGCGGTTCCTGGCTTCCATGTTAAACTCCATCAGCAGCAGTGGCCTTGAGCTACAGAGGAAAAGGATTTCTACAGCCACGCCTTTCAGAAGCATTCTCATTGGACAGGAGAGAGCTGGGAGGAAGCCCGTTTTATCCCACTTGGCCAGTTTGCCTGGGCTGTTTGGACCAGGTTCTCCTCCCATTCCTACTGCTCCATTGTGTGGTCATTATTTAAAGTCAGACTGTgggaaataattgaatttaatgaGAGATTCCATGCAATTTGACAGGAAATGAGCATGGAGAGGAAATAAGTGTGGAGAGAGGAAATGagcatggagagagaggaaatgataATGGAGAGAGAATATGAGCATGGAGACAGGAAATGAGCATGGAGAGGAAATAAGCGTGGAGACAGAGGAAATGAtaatggagagagaaaatgagcaTGGAGACAGGAAATGA
Protein-coding sequences here:
- the LOC118218601 gene encoding transmembrane protein 235-like, which encodes MKINFGTVVVVAGFAGMLSFGFLAAAIGSEYWYIIEVNKLNQTDSEELNSHSGLWTTYEGRSGSAHSIYSFSDSSGYNYTEPEQRIRSMHRMIVILLPLNLVLLVFGGICGLVSALSRSPALLIGSASYIFLCSLLTLCGACLYLSYSQQALEELQRQVGLELMAHVHLCFGWSLGVAWLAFSLEVLTGTLLLLAARMACVKHQRNPANICTSSYTYCTSSNTYSTNT